From a region of the Acidobacteriota bacterium genome:
- the xth gene encoding exodeoxyribonuclease III, with translation MKIATWNVNSIRARLPRLLDWLGRERPDVVCLQETKVVDDQFPFAEIEALGYHCAVFGQKTYNGVALLSLAPAAEVVRGLPGDAADADRRVIAATVDGVHVVSVYAPNGTALDSPRYEEKLAWYRRFRDSLDAALPPASALVLAGDFNVAPEDRDVWDVAAWRGQLLFTDPEKEALRHLTGWGLTDLLRRHHPEETIFTWWDYRGGAFHRGWGLRIDHILASAPMAARCSGVAVHRDERKGEKPSDHAPVVASFD, from the coding sequence GTGAAAATCGCCACCTGGAACGTGAACTCCATCCGGGCCCGGTTGCCCCGGCTGCTCGATTGGCTGGGTCGGGAACGGCCCGACGTCGTCTGTCTGCAGGAGACCAAGGTCGTCGATGATCAGTTCCCATTCGCCGAGATCGAGGCGCTGGGCTACCACTGCGCCGTCTTCGGCCAGAAGACATACAACGGGGTCGCCCTGCTCAGCCTGGCCCCGGCGGCGGAAGTGGTGCGCGGTCTCCCCGGCGATGCGGCCGATGCCGACCGCCGCGTGATCGCCGCCACCGTAGACGGCGTGCACGTCGTGAGCGTGTACGCCCCGAACGGCACCGCCCTGGATTCCCCTCGCTACGAGGAGAAGCTGGCCTGGTACCGTCGGTTCCGCGACTCGCTGGACGCCGCGCTGCCGCCGGCGTCCGCCTTGGTGCTCGCGGGCGATTTCAACGTCGCCCCCGAAGACCGCGACGTGTGGGATGTCGCGGCGTGGCGTGGGCAGCTGCTCTTCACCGATCCGGAGAAGGAGGCGTTGCGCCACCTGACCGGCTGGGGACTGACGGATTTACTTCGTCGGCACCATCCGGAGGAGACGATCTTCACCTGGTGGGATTACCGCGGCGGCGCGTTTCACCGCGGCTGGGGGCTGCGCATCGACCACATCCTCGCCAGCGCGCCCATGGCGGCGCGCTGCTCCGGTGTGGCGGTGCACCGGGACGAGCGAAAGGGGGAGAAGCCGTCCGACCATGCTCCGGTCGTGGCGTCGTTCGATTAA
- a CDS encoding cupin domain-containing protein: MRATIHHVTPDAESFIPEGCFILELSNSPDDPDVSIARARVAPGATTRWHRLTGTVERYVILTGAGRVEVGDLPPQDVTPGDVVLIPPACRQRIANTGSEDLIFLAVCTPRFQPTCYKNLETECRHGDAP; the protein is encoded by the coding sequence ATGCGTGCAACCATCCATCATGTCACTCCGGACGCCGAGTCGTTCATTCCCGAGGGTTGCTTCATCCTCGAACTGTCCAACAGTCCGGATGATCCGGACGTGTCCATCGCCCGGGCGCGTGTCGCGCCCGGCGCCACCACGCGGTGGCACCGACTGACGGGGACAGTGGAACGCTATGTCATTCTCACCGGCGCCGGCCGGGTGGAGGTGGGCGATCTGCCGCCGCAGGACGTCACGCCGGGTGATGTGGTGCTCATCCCGCCGGCGTGCCGCCAGCGGATCGCCAACACCGGCAGTGAGGATTTGATCTTCCTCGCCGTGTGCACGCCCCGGTTCCAACCCACGTGTTATAAAAATCTTGAAACCGAATGTCGCCATGGAGACGCGCCGTGA
- a CDS encoding PrsW family intramembrane metalloprotease → MKLQLVVEGSTLHGRVLPLGDGWLLAGRAPECTLRFDAVRDNTVSARHAIIQREISGHVLYDQDSRNGTFVNGVRVRRVELQPGDVVELGTGGPRLRVVRMAESPPAASPFTPASPPVPPQPLSLHESITTLGLYNPEKEKPRHSTWLGAAAAVCIGGGIALLVLVVLLLSLGVTGTIVGLIVAFIPAPFYLALFLWLDRYDPEPAWVITAAFAWGALVGVLISFAMNTFFGAVASAMAGAEAGDALSSIFSAPIIEEGIKGLGVILIWLLLRREFDDVLDGVMYAGVIALGFATVENVLYYGGMFLKEGVGGLVPVVIMRGVLSPYSHALFTSMTGIGCGLARETHNRALRVVLPLAGLALAMFLHALWNAVATFTQGFFFVIYLIVWLPLFIALLVLVIGLVVREGKIVRRMLAVEVTTGRLTDAELKAAGSFWSRLGWPLAALPHWGRFTARRRFLRAATKLAFCFWHVERAAASRAQTISLPLIPRFRAEIKELRARL, encoded by the coding sequence GTGAAACTGCAACTGGTCGTCGAGGGAAGCACCCTGCATGGCAGAGTCCTGCCGCTCGGCGACGGCTGGCTGCTCGCCGGCCGGGCGCCGGAGTGTACCCTGCGCTTCGATGCGGTCCGGGACAACACTGTCTCGGCGCGGCACGCCATCATCCAGCGGGAGATCAGCGGTCACGTCCTCTACGACCAGGACAGCCGCAACGGAACGTTTGTCAACGGGGTGAGGGTCCGGCGGGTGGAGCTCCAGCCGGGCGATGTGGTGGAACTGGGTACGGGCGGGCCCCGTTTGCGAGTGGTGCGTATGGCGGAATCTCCGCCGGCCGCGAGTCCCTTCACGCCGGCGAGTCCGCCGGTCCCGCCGCAGCCGCTGTCGCTCCACGAGAGCATCACGACGCTGGGCCTGTACAATCCGGAGAAGGAAAAACCGCGCCATTCCACCTGGCTCGGCGCGGCCGCGGCGGTATGCATCGGCGGCGGCATCGCCCTGTTGGTGTTGGTGGTCCTGCTGCTGAGCCTGGGGGTGACCGGAACGATTGTGGGTTTGATCGTGGCGTTCATCCCCGCGCCGTTCTACCTGGCGCTGTTCCTCTGGCTGGACCGCTACGATCCCGAGCCGGCGTGGGTCATCACCGCCGCCTTCGCGTGGGGCGCGCTGGTAGGAGTGCTCATCTCCTTCGCCATGAACACCTTTTTCGGCGCGGTAGCCTCGGCGATGGCCGGGGCGGAGGCCGGCGACGCCTTGTCATCCATCTTCTCCGCACCCATCATCGAGGAGGGGATCAAGGGGCTGGGCGTGATCCTGATCTGGCTGCTGCTGCGGCGGGAGTTCGACGACGTGCTCGACGGCGTCATGTACGCGGGGGTGATCGCACTCGGCTTCGCTACCGTGGAGAACGTGCTCTACTACGGCGGGATGTTTCTGAAAGAGGGAGTGGGCGGACTGGTTCCGGTGGTGATCATGCGGGGCGTGCTCTCGCCGTATTCCCATGCGCTGTTCACCTCAATGACGGGCATCGGCTGCGGATTGGCCAGAGAAACACACAATCGGGCGCTCCGGGTGGTGCTGCCGCTGGCGGGCCTGGCGCTGGCCATGTTTCTGCATGCCCTCTGGAATGCCGTGGCCACGTTCACCCAGGGTTTCTTCTTCGTGATCTACCTGATTGTCTGGCTTCCCCTCTTCATCGCTCTCCTGGTACTGGTGATCGGACTGGTGGTCCGCGAAGGGAAAATTGTGCGGCGGATGCTGGCCGTGGAGGTGACCACCGGCCGTCTCACCGATGCCGAATTGAAAGCGGCGGGTTCGTTCTGGAGCCGGCTCGGCTGGCCGCTGGCCGCGCTGCCTCATTGGGGCCGTTTCACCGCCCGCCGGCGGTTCCTGCGGGCGGCGACGAAGCTGGCCTTCTGCTTCTGGCATGTGGAACGGGCCGCGGCCTCGCGCGCCCAGACGATCAGCCTGCCGCTCATCCCCCGTTTCCGCGCCGAGATCAAGGAGCTGCGGGCGCGCCTCTGA
- a CDS encoding YihY/virulence factor BrkB family protein: MLKRLFFPRSESGFLTLVRLSLRSFFTTGGPTTSAAISYFTLISLFPAFLLVVAVGDMLVRTHERSREVVQQAVAIFPATTRHFILDNLDTMIAPPSWESIITYASIFLWAAMWSFHLLEEALDKAWNVEASRSFWTRKLTNLWIILVSTVLFLGSTTLLATIRFLRPRIVDEGWSVGELSFQILLGLSAYLLMALMVTLIYKILPNTSVCFTEALSGGLIATLIWQLANTIFVWTVPLFHYEVVYGSIWAIVVIVVWVYVSCWIILLGAHMTYHIHRFAGPPAGKSPESPSAAKADTAGPA, translated from the coding sequence ATGCTGAAACGGTTGTTTTTCCCCCGCAGCGAATCCGGCTTTCTCACCCTGGTGAGGTTGTCGCTGCGGAGCTTTTTCACCACCGGCGGCCCCACCACGTCCGCGGCCATTTCGTATTTCACCCTGATTTCGCTGTTTCCGGCATTCCTGCTGGTTGTGGCGGTGGGCGACATGCTGGTCCGGACCCACGAGCGCAGCCGGGAGGTGGTCCAGCAGGCGGTGGCCATCTTTCCGGCGACGACCCGCCACTTCATTCTCGACAACCTGGACACAATGATCGCCCCGCCATCGTGGGAGTCCATCATCACCTACGCCTCCATCTTCCTGTGGGCGGCCATGTGGTCGTTTCACCTGCTGGAGGAGGCCCTGGACAAGGCGTGGAACGTGGAGGCGAGCCGGTCGTTCTGGACGCGCAAACTGACCAACCTCTGGATCATCCTGGTCAGCACCGTTCTGTTCCTCGGCTCCACCACCCTTCTGGCGACCATCCGTTTCCTGCGGCCCCGCATCGTGGACGAGGGCTGGTCGGTGGGCGAGCTGTCGTTCCAGATCCTGCTCGGGCTCAGCGCCTATCTGCTGATGGCCCTGATGGTCACCTTGATTTATAAAATCCTGCCCAACACCTCCGTCTGTTTTACTGAGGCGCTCTCGGGCGGCCTGATCGCCACACTGATCTGGCAGCTGGCCAACACCATCTTTGTCTGGACGGTGCCGCTCTTCCACTACGAAGTGGTCTACGGATCGATCTGGGCGATCGTGGTGATCGTCGTGTGGGTGTACGTGTCCTGCTGGATCATCCTGCTCGGCGCGCACATGACCTATCACATCCACCGCTTCGCTGGCCCCCCGGCCGGCAAGTCTCCGGAATCACCCTCCGCGGCCAAAGCGGACACTGCCGGCCCAGCCTGA
- a CDS encoding S-adenosylmethionine:tRNA ribosyltransferase-isomerase, which yields MLTLSDFQYELPPDRIAQLPADRREEARMMIVDRAGANVRHAQVTDLPDTLRPGDLLVLNDTRVIPARLFGVKAD from the coding sequence ATGCTGACATTGTCCGATTTCCAGTATGAGTTGCCTCCGGACCGGATTGCCCAACTGCCGGCGGACCGGCGTGAAGAGGCCCGGATGATGATCGTCGACCGGGCGGGGGCGAACGTCCGCCACGCGCAGGTGACCGACCTGCCCGACACGCTGCGGCCGGGCGACCTGCTGGTGCTCAACGACACCCGGGTCATTCCCGCCCGGCTGTTCGGTGTCAAGGCGGAC